Proteins encoded by one window of Armatimonadota bacterium:
- a CDS encoding nucleotidyltransferase domain-containing protein, with product LQAEGGFFEWACFVSQQAAEKAVRAGRMPGMRSVVQSRSYASVKVFWLNSGEALARLRAAAEKLLAEQGDVAAVYLFGSLSEDRAVPGSDADLLILLERSQRRLLDRAEEFSRYFSGIGMPVELFCYTREEAERIRLARAAIDRGILLAGR from the coding sequence CTCCAGGCGGAGGGCGGGTTCTTCGAGTGGGCCTGCTTCGTCAGCCAGCAGGCGGCGGAGAAGGCTGTCAGGGCCGGGAGGATGCCGGGGATGCGCTCCGTTGTGCAGAGTCGATCCTACGCTTCTGTGAAGGTCTTCTGGCTCAACAGCGGTGAGGCGCTGGCCCGGTTGCGGGCGGCGGCCGAAAAGTTGCTGGCCGAGCAGGGGGACGTCGCCGCCGTCTATCTCTTTGGATCCCTGTCCGAGGATCGGGCCGTACCGGGCAGCGACGCCGACCTCCTCATCCTCCTGGAGCGAAGCCAGCGGCGCTTACTGGATCGTGCAGAAGAGTTCTCCCGCTATTTCTCGGGAATCGGCATGCCGGTTGAGCTGTTCTGCTACACGCGCGAGGAGGCGGAGCGCATCCGGCTGGCCCGCGCGGCTATCGACCGCGGCATCCTGCTCGCGGGGCGCTGA